One Betaproteobacteria bacterium DNA segment encodes these proteins:
- a CDS encoding sulfurtransferase, whose protein sequence is MCVINLAGYKFVSLDGLDDLKARLDRRCHELELKGTILLSFEGINVVVAGSEEAVVNFQASIHADPRLAGLRFKRSVSAYQPFDRMLVKIKKEIITMRVPGVDPAKERAPAIAPAELKRWLDEGRDIVLLDTRNAFEVDAGTFDKALDLRLSSFGQFAQAVDALDSSLKDKTVVTFCTGGIRCEKAAPVLIRNGFRSVFQLDGGILQYFEKCGDAHFTGRCFVFDQRVALDGNLEPEVANTQ, encoded by the coding sequence ATGTGTGTCATCAATCTCGCCGGCTACAAATTCGTTTCGCTGGACGGACTGGACGACCTGAAAGCCCGGCTCGACCGGCGTTGCCACGAGCTGGAGCTCAAGGGCACCATCCTGCTGAGTTTCGAAGGCATCAACGTTGTCGTTGCCGGCAGCGAGGAAGCTGTCGTAAATTTCCAGGCTTCGATACACGCCGACCCCCGGCTGGCCGGCCTGCGCTTCAAACGCAGCGTATCCGCGTATCAGCCTTTCGACCGCATGCTGGTCAAGATCAAGAAGGAAATTATCACGATGCGCGTGCCGGGCGTTGACCCGGCGAAGGAGCGGGCGCCCGCTATCGCGCCGGCGGAACTCAAGCGCTGGCTGGACGAGGGCCGCGACATCGTGCTGCTCGATACGCGCAACGCCTTCGAGGTGGATGCGGGAACCTTCGACAAGGCCTTGGACTTGCGGCTCAGCTCCTTCGGCCAGTTCGCACAGGCTGTCGACGCACTTGATTCGTCGCTGAAGGACAAGACTGTCGTCACGTTCTGCACCGGTGGTATCCGTTGTGAAAAAGCGGCGCCGGTCCTGATCAGGAATGGCTTTCGCAGCGTTTTCCAGCTCGATGGAGGTATCCTGCAATACTTCGAGAAATGCGGCGATGCCCATTTCACCGGACGTTGCTTCGTCTTCGACCAGCGCGTCGCGCTCGACGGCAATCTGGAGCCCGAGGTCGCCAATACACAATGA
- a CDS encoding EamA family transporter, whose translation MSDARETRRAVIVMILLVVLWGYSWITSKIGLNYASPMDVVALRLELGILTLFVGLLWTRRPLKPQHWQALLMIGLIQTGAFLLLNTWALSEGGPGKTSVLVFTMPFWVLVFAWPLLHERIHGLQWVSVLLAIVGLLFVLELWQMHTSLFSKTLAVMAGMCWAIGVVYAKRLHNQAKVEPLSFTFWQMIVGLIPVLICQALFDRQPIVWSNTFVVVTLFNGVMATGVGWLAWLYVLHRLPAGTTSLASLGIPVIAIISSWIQLGEQPGRSELLGMLLIGVALALLSYLSIRRHEEPEPMTGQE comes from the coding sequence ATGAGCGACGCCCGCGAAACACGACGGGCGGTGATCGTCATGATCCTCCTGGTGGTCCTGTGGGGTTACAGCTGGATCACCTCGAAGATCGGCCTGAATTACGCCAGCCCGATGGACGTCGTCGCGCTCCGTCTCGAGCTCGGCATCCTGACGCTGTTTGTCGGCTTGTTGTGGACGCGCCGGCCGCTCAAGCCGCAACACTGGCAGGCCTTGCTCATGATCGGCCTGATTCAGACTGGCGCGTTTCTGCTGCTCAATACCTGGGCCCTTTCTGAAGGCGGGCCCGGCAAGACTTCGGTGCTGGTGTTCACCATGCCCTTCTGGGTTCTGGTGTTTGCCTGGCCCCTGCTGCACGAACGCATCCACGGGCTGCAGTGGGTTTCGGTCCTACTGGCGATAGTCGGCCTGTTGTTCGTGCTCGAGCTGTGGCAGATGCATACGTCGCTGTTCAGCAAGACGCTGGCCGTCATGGCAGGCATGTGCTGGGCCATCGGCGTGGTCTATGCGAAGCGCCTGCACAACCAGGCGAAAGTCGAACCCTTGTCGTTCACGTTCTGGCAGATGATCGTCGGCCTGATCCCGGTACTGATTTGCCAGGCGCTTTTCGATCGCCAGCCGATCGTCTGGTCGAACACCTTCGTCGTCGTCACGCTGTTCAACGGCGTGATGGCCACCGGCGTCGGCTGGCTGGCATGGCTTTACGTACTGCACCGGCTTCCCGCCGGCACCACCAGCCTGGCGTCGCTCGGCATCCCGGTGATCGCGATCATTTCGTCGTGGATACAACTGGGCGAACAACCCGGCCGCTCGGAATTGCTGGGCATGCTCTTGATCGGCGTCGCGCTCGCGCTGCTTTCCTACCTGAGCATCCGCCGGCACGAGGAACCCGAACCCATGACCGGCCAGGAATGA
- a CDS encoding GxxExxY protein: protein MEDNELGTNLIGCAIQVHRALGPGLLESVYETCLHHELSKVGIDSKRQVFLPFEYDGLQFDNAFRADLIVGDRLIVEIKAVEKILPIHSSQLMTYLKLSRRRIGYILNFNVTQLRQGGIKRLVNG from the coding sequence ATGGAAGACAATGAACTCGGGACGAACCTGATCGGTTGTGCGATTCAGGTTCACCGTGCGCTGGGGCCCGGTCTGCTCGAAAGCGTGTATGAGACATGCTTGCATCATGAATTGAGCAAGGTAGGAATTGATTCAAAGAGACAGGTCTTTCTCCCATTCGAATATGACGGACTGCAATTCGACAATGCATTCCGGGCTGATTTAATCGTTGGGGACAGATTGATCGTGGAGATAAAAGCCGTGGAAAAGATCTTGCCGATTCACTCATCGCAACTAATGACCTACCTTAAGCTCTCGCGCCGACGGATCGGTTACATATTGAACTTCAATGTCACTCAATTGCGGCAAGGCGGAATCAAGCGCCTAGTGAATGGATAG
- a CDS encoding alpha/beta hydrolase, with product MKQSQSEYLDVRGLRYHVRTWGDASAPNIFLLHGWMDVSASFQFVVDELRHNWHVIAPDWRGFGLSEWTHEGYWFPDYIADLDALLEYFQPESPAHVVGHSMGGNVANLYAGIRPERIGKLVLAEGFGLPPTKADKAPERYAKWLEENRDPPTLRSYATFDEVAERLKKNNPRISDERARFLAPHWAEQKADGSIHLRADPLHKLVNPALYRVEEAMACWRRIVAPVLWLWGDGAWMMKWMKGDKALLDSYRASYRSLHEETIADAGHMMHHDQPKEFGRAIESFLY from the coding sequence GTGAAACAAAGTCAGTCTGAATATCTGGACGTCCGTGGCCTGCGCTACCACGTGCGCACCTGGGGCGACGCATCCGCGCCGAATATTTTCCTGCTGCACGGCTGGATGGACGTATCGGCGTCGTTCCAGTTCGTCGTCGACGAGCTGAGGCACAACTGGCATGTCATCGCGCCGGACTGGCGCGGCTTCGGGCTGTCGGAGTGGACGCACGAGGGCTACTGGTTCCCGGACTACATCGCCGACCTCGATGCGCTGCTGGAGTATTTTCAGCCCGAGTCGCCGGCCCATGTCGTCGGCCACAGCATGGGTGGCAATGTCGCCAATCTCTATGCCGGCATTCGCCCGGAACGCATCGGCAAGCTGGTGCTGGCGGAAGGTTTCGGCCTGCCGCCGACGAAAGCGGACAAGGCGCCGGAGCGCTACGCGAAGTGGCTGGAAGAAAATCGCGATCCGCCGACGTTGCGTTCGTACGCGACGTTCGACGAGGTGGCCGAACGGCTCAAGAAAAACAATCCCCGCATCAGCGACGAACGCGCGCGATTCCTGGCGCCGCACTGGGCCGAGCAGAAGGCCGACGGCAGCATCCACCTGCGCGCCGATCCGCTGCACAAGTTGGTGAACCCCGCGCTCTACCGCGTAGAGGAAGCGATGGCCTGCTGGCGGCGCATCGTCGCGCCGGTGCTCTGGCTCTGGGGCGACGGTGCATGGATGATGAAATGGATGAAAGGCGACAAGGCTCTGCTCGACAGCTACCGCGCCAGCTATCGATCATTGCACGAGGAAACCATCGCGGACGCCGGGCACATGATGCATCACGACCAGCCGAAGGAATTCGGCAGGGCGATCGAGTCGTTTTTATATTAG
- a CDS encoding HigA family addiction module antidote protein, producing the protein MKQPKNPFHPGEILLEEFLEPAGITQTEFAGKLGWTRARLNRLVKGKRGITAEAALDLAEALGTSARLWMNSQTTYDLDRALARRQSDGH; encoded by the coding sequence ATGAAACAACCCAAGAATCCCTTTCATCCAGGCGAAATTCTGCTCGAAGAATTTCTGGAGCCCGCCGGAATCACGCAAACAGAGTTTGCCGGGAAACTCGGCTGGACGCGGGCGCGGTTGAATCGGTTAGTCAAAGGGAAGCGCGGAATCACGGCCGAAGCGGCGCTTGACCTCGCCGAGGCACTGGGTACTTCCGCGAGGTTATGGATGAATTCTCAGACAACCTATGATCTCGATAGAGCGCTAGCTCGGAGGCAGTCAGACGGTCACTAG
- a CDS encoding ATP-binding protein, whose protein sequence is MNATKPWIDRALGLLWQSLAPLATEPNELDWKSGLSPNKERLVEHLSAFSNYPGGGFLIFGIDNANSRSIGVTQEQVGKIVGQLSNLGREGVEPPIVLDHAVVPWETVSLLLVLIPEQSIKPVHKRGKSIEHAWVRSGGTTRTASRQEVGALMMNSRTPRWEDLRASSRLSTTEIVAQIDSTAISKLLERP, encoded by the coding sequence ATGAATGCGACGAAGCCATGGATAGATCGCGCCCTCGGTCTACTCTGGCAAAGCCTCGCCCCGTTGGCGACCGAACCCAACGAGCTTGACTGGAAAAGTGGACTGTCGCCCAACAAAGAGCGGTTGGTCGAGCACCTGTCGGCTTTTTCAAATTATCCGGGTGGGGGCTTTTTGATTTTCGGTATCGACAACGCAAACAGTCGATCCATCGGTGTAACGCAGGAGCAAGTCGGGAAAATCGTTGGTCAATTGTCGAATCTGGGACGAGAAGGAGTGGAGCCACCCATAGTTCTCGATCATGCTGTTGTCCCTTGGGAAACTGTCTCATTGCTGCTGGTACTGATACCGGAGCAGTCAATCAAGCCAGTGCATAAGCGCGGCAAGTCGATTGAACATGCGTGGGTCCGGTCTGGCGGCACGACAAGAACAGCGTCTCGTCAGGAAGTGGGCGCCCTGATGATGAACAGCCGCACTCCACGTTGGGAAGATCTGCGCGCGTCATCCCGGCTGTCCACTACAGAGATAGTCGCCCAGATAGACTCTACTGCCATAAGTAAACTTTTGGAGCGCCCATAG
- a CDS encoding site-specific DNA-methyltransferase — protein sequence MPQLTWLGDHEAKRTARKVPYRLLDPVEQVGDPSSSNLLIQGDNLEALKALLPFYAGRVKCIYIDPPYNTRSAFEHYDDNLQHSQWLSMMYPRLELLRDLLAEDGSIWVSIDDNEGQYLKVLMDEVFGRLNFATTFVWQKVDSPNDNKVPITPDHEFIFCYERSKDRAGFHKKGDLSLLEAYGGRDDQGRLYRDRLLKKNGKNSLREDRPTMFYPMVAPDGSNVLPIHDDGREANWALSKNGVAKAEAERRLIWKQRDKNGENVWVPYVREYASENPERPHPTILLDVKTSRQAKAHQRDLLPNAELFDTVKPEQLIERVLEISTSPGDVVLDSFLGSGTTAAVAQKMGRRWIGIEMGEHAETHCLPRLQKVIEGEQGGISESVGWQGGGGFRYLKLGEPAFLEDGRINPAIRFATLAAYLWFLEIGAPHPTSRFDSPLLGTHNNTAYILLYNDILGDRRPEGGNVLTQQVWRAILDVLPPHRGPRVIYGEACRLSAARLKQLNVRFRQIPYDIRMR from the coding sequence ATGCCTCAACTGACCTGGCTCGGCGATCACGAAGCTAAGCGCACCGCGCGCAAAGTGCCTTACCGGCTTCTCGATCCCGTCGAACAGGTGGGCGATCCCTCTTCAAGCAATCTTCTGATCCAGGGTGACAACCTGGAAGCCCTCAAGGCACTGCTTCCCTTCTACGCCGGACGGGTGAAGTGCATCTACATCGACCCACCGTACAACACCAGAAGCGCGTTCGAGCACTACGATGACAACCTCCAGCATAGTCAATGGCTCTCGATGATGTATCCGAGGCTCGAGCTTTTGCGCGACCTGCTCGCGGAGGATGGCAGTATTTGGGTAAGCATTGATGACAACGAGGGGCAATATCTCAAGGTTCTGATGGACGAAGTCTTCGGCCGACTCAACTTCGCGACCACATTCGTGTGGCAGAAAGTCGATAGCCCCAACGACAATAAAGTTCCCATCACCCCTGACCATGAGTTTATTTTTTGTTACGAGCGTTCGAAGGATAGAGCTGGCTTCCACAAGAAAGGCGATCTTTCCCTGTTGGAGGCCTATGGAGGTCGTGACGATCAAGGAAGGCTTTATAGAGATCGACTGCTGAAGAAGAACGGAAAGAACAGTCTTCGTGAAGATCGTCCGACAATGTTTTATCCGATGGTTGCTCCTGATGGGAGCAATGTTCTCCCGATTCATGATGATGGTAGAGAGGCGAATTGGGCGCTGAGCAAGAATGGGGTGGCGAAAGCCGAAGCTGAGAGGCGTTTGATATGGAAGCAACGTGACAAAAACGGTGAGAACGTATGGGTACCCTACGTTCGTGAGTACGCATCAGAGAATCCTGAGCGGCCACATCCTACGATCCTGCTAGACGTGAAGACGAGCCGTCAGGCCAAAGCTCATCAACGCGACCTTCTACCAAATGCAGAGCTATTTGATACCGTGAAGCCGGAGCAACTGATTGAGCGCGTCCTCGAAATATCGACTTCCCCGGGCGATGTTGTGCTGGATTCCTTTCTCGGCTCAGGCACCACGGCCGCAGTCGCCCAGAAGATGGGTCGCCGTTGGATCGGCATCGAGATGGGCGAACACGCGGAAACGCACTGCCTGCCGCGGTTGCAGAAAGTGATCGAAGGCGAGCAGGGCGGCATATCCGAGTCGGTCGGCTGGCAGGGCGGCGGCGGTTTCCGTTACCTCAAGCTCGGCGAGCCAGCGTTTCTCGAAGACGGACGCATCAATCCGGCGATCCGCTTTGCGACGCTGGCCGCGTATCTCTGGTTCCTGGAAATCGGCGCGCCGCATCCCACGAGCCGCTTCGATTCGCCGCTGCTTGGCACGCATAACAACACTGCATACATCCTGTTGTACAACGACATCCTCGGCGACAGGAGACCGGAGGGCGGCAACGTGCTCACACAGCAGGTATGGCGGGCGATCCTCGATGTACTGCCGCCGCATCGCGGCCCGCGCGTAATCTATGGCGAGGCTTGTCGGCTGTCCGCCGCACGGCTCAAGCAACTCAACGTGAGATTCAGGCAGATTCCCTACGACATCCGGATGCGCTGA
- a CDS encoding DEAD/DEAH box helicase family protein, whose protein sequence is MGLPLKDYQKKALGALEAFFTAARGAATDAQVGIAFDSARREALGEAAPPLPYRPKAHENFLLPEVCIRIPTGGGKTLLAAHAIERAARLYVGSRTPLALWLVPSEAIRSQTLEALKTPGHPYREALLDYYPADRLTVLDIAECEQLRAQDFGSRAIVAVGTIQTLRVERTASRDVYAYKEVFEPHFANLPDAEWMERIRDDDLAAQPYLSRSDLGKVKRSFANLLAYWRPVVILDEAHNARTDLSFEVFRRIRPACVIEWTATPARNQNVLYHVSAQELKVEHMVKLPIVLSPHPNWQEAVRDALLARERLAVEAAGEADYVRPIVLFQADAINGEVPVEKLKAWLMESGHIQERRIAVATGAQRELTGVNLFDRSCLIDFIITVEALKEGWDCSFAYVFCTVQNIRSAKDMEQLLGRVLRLPYALARKSEVLNRAYAQVCSPDTAAVANQLADRLVAMGFEEMEAAQFVQPQLGGDLFGEQPRIPPEVQSIIPVPAAAARALAMVAPTAVTVSKTAEGTQVTVRGVLPRAALDAAVAAVPKREREELERRLERHQTQAHAAAAPSQRGERFTPVPQLCIPVQGEMTFVDPDLVGDLAAFSLAGEPGALPGFVTQDEERPYLIDVERGQLKIRQGDSQHGLDLDLAQEGVRREDVIRELDRRARRDDILQVDMIAWLGRVLDNLQAHDIELTYAARHVSRLADAVAARLKAISEAQRGKAFQAALFGSQAKPSLSEHFAFRYEPGNYPARWLFEGRYVFRRHFYPLPGELKPDLNGEETVCAIAIDEMEDVKWWVRNLERQPEASFWLPTSTDRFYPDFVAELTDGRILVVEYKGAHLYDASDAREKRDIGHVWAAASGGRCLFAMVTDPEKARKSVATQLWEALRT, encoded by the coding sequence ATGGGACTTCCGCTCAAGGACTATCAGAAAAAAGCCCTCGGCGCATTGGAGGCGTTCTTCACCGCTGCGCGCGGCGCGGCCACCGACGCACAGGTCGGGATTGCCTTCGACTCTGCGCGGCGCGAGGCGCTGGGTGAAGCTGCGCCGCCATTACCTTATCGGCCGAAGGCGCACGAGAACTTCCTCTTGCCCGAGGTCTGCATCCGCATCCCCACCGGGGGCGGCAAGACACTGCTCGCCGCCCACGCAATCGAGCGGGCAGCACGCCTGTACGTGGGCTCGCGTACACCGCTGGCATTGTGGCTGGTGCCCTCTGAGGCGATTCGCTCGCAGACACTGGAAGCACTGAAGACCCCTGGACACCCGTACCGCGAGGCATTGCTGGATTATTACCCGGCCGACCGCCTGACGGTGCTCGACATCGCCGAGTGCGAGCAATTGCGGGCGCAGGATTTCGGCAGCCGTGCCATCGTCGCAGTCGGCACCATCCAGACACTTCGCGTCGAGCGCACCGCGAGCCGTGACGTGTACGCCTACAAGGAAGTGTTCGAGCCGCATTTCGCCAACCTGCCTGACGCAGAGTGGATGGAGCGCATCCGCGATGACGATCTCGCCGCGCAGCCTTACCTTTCGCGCAGCGATCTTGGCAAGGTGAAGCGCTCGTTCGCGAACCTGCTGGCGTACTGGCGGCCTGTGGTGATCCTCGACGAAGCTCACAACGCCCGCACCGATCTTTCCTTCGAGGTTTTCCGGCGCATCCGCCCCGCATGCGTGATCGAGTGGACAGCCACGCCAGCGCGCAATCAGAACGTCCTCTATCACGTTTCAGCGCAGGAACTGAAGGTCGAGCATATGGTGAAGCTGCCGATCGTGCTCTCACCGCACCCGAACTGGCAGGAGGCGGTGCGTGACGCCTTGCTCGCGCGCGAGCGCCTTGCAGTCGAAGCGGCGGGTGAGGCGGACTACGTGCGACCGATCGTGTTGTTCCAGGCGGACGCTATCAACGGCGAGGTGCCCGTCGAGAAGCTGAAGGCATGGCTCATGGAGAGCGGCCACATCCAGGAACGCCGCATCGCGGTGGCGACCGGCGCGCAGCGCGAACTGACGGGCGTGAACCTGTTCGATCGTAGTTGCCTGATCGATTTCATCATCACCGTGGAAGCGCTCAAAGAAGGTTGGGACTGCTCTTTCGCTTACGTCTTCTGCACGGTGCAGAACATCCGTTCGGCCAAAGATATGGAGCAATTGCTCGGGCGAGTTCTGCGCCTGCCCTACGCGCTTGCGCGCAAGAGCGAGGTACTCAACCGCGCCTACGCCCAAGTGTGCTCGCCTGACACCGCAGCTGTAGCCAACCAGCTTGCAGACCGACTGGTGGCGATGGGCTTCGAGGAAATGGAGGCGGCGCAGTTCGTCCAGCCGCAGCTCGGTGGCGATCTCTTCGGCGAACAGCCGCGCATCCCTCCTGAAGTCCAGTCCATCATCCCGGTACCAGCGGCGGCAGCACGGGCACTCGCGATGGTAGCGCCTACCGCGGTCACAGTGTCGAAAACGGCGGAAGGAACCCAGGTCACCGTACGTGGAGTGTTGCCGCGGGCTGCACTCGATGCGGCGGTCGCCGCAGTTCCGAAGCGCGAACGCGAAGAGCTCGAACGCAGGCTCGAACGCCACCAGACACAGGCGCATGCCGCAGCGGCGCCTTCCCAGCGCGGCGAACGCTTCACTCCAGTGCCACAGTTGTGCATCCCGGTGCAGGGAGAGATGACTTTCGTCGATCCCGATCTCGTCGGCGATCTGGCGGCTTTCTCGCTGGCCGGCGAGCCGGGCGCCCTGCCCGGCTTCGTGACGCAGGATGAGGAGCGGCCTTACCTGATCGATGTCGAGCGCGGTCAATTGAAGATCCGGCAGGGCGACAGCCAGCACGGGCTCGATCTCGACCTTGCTCAAGAGGGCGTGCGACGCGAAGACGTGATCCGCGAACTTGACCGTCGCGCGCGGCGAGACGATATTCTGCAAGTGGACATGATCGCCTGGCTCGGACGGGTGCTGGACAACCTGCAGGCCCACGATATCGAACTTACTTACGCCGCACGTCACGTCAGCCGTCTGGCCGATGCGGTGGCCGCAAGGCTTAAGGCCATCAGTGAGGCGCAGCGGGGTAAGGCGTTCCAGGCCGCGCTGTTCGGCTCACAGGCAAAACCGTCGTTGTCGGAACATTTTGCCTTCCGATACGAACCTGGCAACTATCCGGCCCGCTGGCTCTTCGAGGGACGCTACGTCTTCCGCAGGCACTTTTATCCATTGCCGGGCGAATTGAAGCCGGACCTGAATGGAGAGGAAACCGTCTGCGCCATCGCCATCGACGAGATGGAAGATGTGAAATGGTGGGTACGCAATCTGGAACGTCAACCCGAGGCCTCGTTCTGGCTGCCAACCTCGACGGACCGTTTTTATCCTGATTTCGTTGCCGAACTGACTGACGGGCGCATCCTGGTGGTCGAATACAAGGGCGCACATCTCTACGACGCCAGCGATGCCAGGGAAAAGCGTGACATAGGGCATGTCTGGGCGGCCGCAAGCGGCGGGCGATGCCTGTTTGCGATGGTGACGGATCCCGAAAAGGCCCGTAAGTCGGTCGCTACGCAGCTTTGGGAAGCCTTGCGAACCTGA
- a CDS encoding nuclear transport factor 2 family protein: protein MNVATWHRNIATLIFVGASLLSLPAFAGPVEDIHEVEERRYQAMIQMDADALANALADEFFYHQPNGKTNDKPGYIQQMMTGTVKIFSAERYDVKVNVYGDVATAMGGTRLDIEIGGERRKVDLRYLNVWVHRDDRWQLAKRQSAFKQ from the coding sequence ATGAACGTCGCAACGTGGCACAGGAACATTGCAACTTTGATTTTTGTGGGAGCGAGCCTGCTCTCTCTACCGGCCTTCGCGGGCCCGGTCGAGGATATCCATGAAGTTGAGGAACGGCGTTACCAGGCCATGATCCAGATGGACGCAGATGCACTGGCCAACGCGCTGGCCGACGAGTTCTTCTACCATCAGCCCAACGGCAAGACCAACGACAAGCCGGGATACATCCAGCAGATGATGACCGGCACGGTGAAGATCTTCTCCGCTGAGCGCTACGACGTGAAGGTCAACGTCTACGGCGACGTCGCCACGGCAATGGGAGGCACGCGCCTGGACATCGAGATCGGCGGCGAACGCCGCAAGGTGGACCTGCGTTACCTGAACGTCTGGGTGCACCGTGACGACCGTTGGCAACTCGCCAAGCGCCAGTCCGCCTTCAAGCAGTAG
- a CDS encoding MFS transporter, translated as MKGVVWPLIVTMTIQALVSLVVYTPPVLAPVAQTEIGLPASAVGIVTALIYLAATFTAFSAGNLINRFGAMRASQISLVLCSAGVALMANANTWLVALGALVIGTGYGVVTPSSSAILAERTPEGMRAFIFSLKQTGVPIGGALAGVLIPLLIVGFGWKEAALIAGLSCLALAIAVQPYRAGVDFAPHAPRPAAPLHFLEPFKLVMSHPRLRELALASFSYSGMQMCMGSFLVVFLTDRMGLTISGAGAALSIAMVAGSVGRILWGVVADNWISPRTVLGWLGAIMALSAFVTASMAPSWPYVVMLVVSFVYGASAIGWNGVYLSEVVRMAPPGKAGSATGASLAMTYAGVVFLPTIFWAIVHLSGSYAAAFLAAGSLTLWRGVLFLRPTA; from the coding sequence ATGAAAGGCGTGGTGTGGCCGCTGATCGTCACGATGACGATCCAGGCGCTGGTCTCGCTGGTGGTCTACACGCCGCCGGTACTGGCGCCGGTCGCGCAAACGGAGATCGGACTCCCAGCAAGCGCGGTCGGCATCGTTACCGCGCTGATCTATCTGGCCGCCACTTTCACCGCATTTTCCGCGGGCAATCTCATCAACCGCTTCGGCGCCATGCGTGCGAGCCAGATCTCGTTGGTGCTCTGCTCCGCCGGCGTGGCGTTGATGGCGAACGCAAATACGTGGCTGGTCGCGCTCGGTGCGCTGGTCATCGGTACCGGTTACGGCGTGGTCACGCCTTCCAGTTCCGCAATCCTTGCCGAACGCACGCCGGAGGGCATGCGGGCTTTCATCTTCTCGCTGAAGCAGACCGGCGTTCCGATCGGCGGCGCGCTGGCGGGTGTCTTGATTCCGCTGCTGATCGTGGGCTTCGGCTGGAAGGAAGCCGCGCTTATCGCCGGCCTGTCATGTCTTGCGCTGGCCATTGCCGTGCAGCCTTATCGTGCCGGCGTGGATTTCGCCCCGCACGCGCCGCGACCGGCGGCGCCTTTGCATTTTCTCGAGCCGTTCAAACTCGTCATGTCGCACCCGCGGCTGCGCGAACTCGCGCTTGCCTCCTTTTCCTACTCGGGAATGCAGATGTGCATGGGCTCGTTCCTGGTCGTGTTCCTCACCGATCGCATGGGCCTGACGATCAGCGGCGCCGGGGCCGCGCTGTCGATCGCGATGGTGGCCGGCAGCGTCGGGCGGATTCTCTGGGGGGTCGTCGCGGACAACTGGATATCGCCGCGCACAGTGTTGGGGTGGCTTGGTGCAATCATGGCGTTATCGGCCTTCGTGACGGCATCGATGGCGCCTTCCTGGCCTTACGTCGTGATGCTGGTTGTCAGCTTCGTCTATGGCGCAAGCGCGATCGGCTGGAACGGCGTGTACTTGTCCGAAGTGGTGCGCATGGCACCGCCGGGAAAGGCGGGATCGGCCACCGGCGCATCGCTGGCGATGACTTATGCGGGCGTGGTTTTCCTGCCGACGATCTTCTGGGCGATCGTCCATTTGAGCGGAAGCTATGCGGCGGCGTTCCTTGCCGCCGGCTCGCTGACGCTCTGGCGCGGCGTGCTGTTCCTGCGGCCTACTGCTTGA